The following are from one region of the Melitaea cinxia chromosome 7, ilMelCinx1.1, whole genome shotgun sequence genome:
- the LOC123655438 gene encoding uncharacterized protein LOC123655438, translating to MDVTRRCINCSMRLAHQRWRMVEDATEPMVNILRVWVSPTPVSSNSRICLECFGMLQQVPDGVPAQSPVSGHRNVCFACGISILRARTHLVHPDSPERNVIISWTFPHLVHIIFCVFFLL from the exons ATGGATGTTACTCGCCGGTGTATCAATTGCTCTATGAGATTGGCGCACCAGCGCTGGCGCATGGTGGAAGATGCAACAGAGCCTATGGTGAATATTCTTCGTGTCTGGGTATCACCAACGCCG GTTTCTTCTAATAGTAGAATATGCTTGGAGTGCTTTGGAATGCTACAACAAGTACCCGATGGTGTACCAGCCCAATCGCCCGTGTCTGGACATAGAAATGTGTGCTTTGCTTGTGGTATATCTATTCTGCGGGCCCGCACTCATCTTGTACATCCAGACAGCCCAGAAAGGAATGTTATAATTAGTTGGACATTTCCTCATTtggtacatattattttttgtgtattttttttactatga